One genomic segment of Panicum virgatum strain AP13 chromosome 2N, P.virgatum_v5, whole genome shotgun sequence includes these proteins:
- the LOC120658406 gene encoding DNA-directed RNA polymerase III subunit rpc8-like isoform X2 produces MFSLSLIEHDLPMPPHLLSRPLLDAIKAELERLFLDKVIANLGLCVSVYDIRSVEGGSIHAGEGCSIYRVSFRLLMFKPFNGEVLVGRISGYDDKGLQVSLDFFNDICIPGHLMQFGTVRGPDGRWMLKTEDEDELYLDLDDEIRFLVSSTKYLPIPIKQKEDDPPFSPMQIVGSIKGDGLGLLAWWSADEEEAAAEQ; encoded by the exons ATGTTCTCGCTGAGCCTGATTGAGCATGACCTGCCGATGCCGCCGCACCTGCTGAGCCGCCCCCTCCTCGACGCCATCAAGGCCGAGCTCGAGAGGCTCTTCCTGGACAAG GTTATCGCGAACCTTGGGCTGTGCGTGTCTGTCTATGATATCCGATCCGTTGAAGGCGGGTCCATCCATGCGGGAGAGGGCTGCTCGATCTATAGA GTTTCATTTCGTTTGCTGATGTTCAAGCCCTTTAATGGGGAGGTTCTTGTTGGGAGAATTAGTGGATATGATGATAAGGGGTTGCAGG TTTCACTTGATTTCTTCAATGACATATGCATCCCTGGACATTTGATGCAGTTTGGCACAGTGAG GGGACCAGATGGTAGGTGGATGCTGAAGACCGAAGATGAAGATGAGCTATATCTAGATCTAGACGATGAG ATAAGGTTCTTGGTATCTAGCACAAAGTACCTGCCTATCCCAATTAAGCAAAAGGAGGATGATCCACCATTTTCTCCAATGCAGATCGTT GGAAGTATTAAAGGAGATGGTCTTGGTCTTCTTGCTTGGTGGTCAGCTGACGAAGAGGAGGCAGCGGCAGAGCAATAG
- the LOC120658406 gene encoding uncharacterized protein LOC120658406 isoform X1: protein MHPWTFDAVWHSEQEQWQHRLPWQAMQASERAAGAHQSWQQPWAGQCILLLRRPGRSAAATTTRSDPAGGSASRSEPRTDGSRRVGIRPRPLRSLLRCFLPAGRRRRTRRRGSVPATRSGGTGGCKRCSGGSTSQRSGPSRGPDGRWMLKTEDEDELYLDLDDEIRFLVSSTKYLPIPIKQKEDDPPFSPMQIVGSIKGDGLGLLAWWSADEEEAAAEQ from the exons ATGCATCCCTGGACATTTGATGCAGTTTGGCACAGTGAG caggagcagtggCAGCACCGACTCCCATGGCAGGCAATgcaagcgagcgagcgagcggccGGCGCGCACCAAAGCTGGCAGCAGCCATGGGCCGGCCAATGTATTCTTCTCCTACGCCGGCCTGGGAGAAGTGCAGCAGCAACAACGACCAGAAGCGATCCTGCAGGAGGTTCCGCGAGTCGGTCGGAACCCCGCACTGATGGCAGCCGGCGCGTCGGCATTCGTCCGCGGCCCTTGCGCTCCTTGTTGCGCTGCTTCTTGCCGgctgggcgtcggcggcgaacgAGACGCAGGGGTTCTGTCCCGGCGACAAGATCCGGCGGTACAGGAGGGTGCAAGCGCTGCTCAGGCGGCTCAACAAGCCAGCGCTCCGGACCATCCAG GGGACCAGATGGTAGGTGGATGCTGAAGACCGAAGATGAAGATGAGCTATATCTAGATCTAGACGATGAG ATAAGGTTCTTGGTATCTAGCACAAAGTACCTGCCTATCCCAATTAAGCAAAAGGAGGATGATCCACCATTTTCTCCAATGCAGATCGTT GGAAGTATTAAAGGAGATGGTCTTGGTCTTCTTGCTTGGTGGTCAGCTGACGAAGAGGAGGCAGCGGCAGAGCAATAG